The bacterium genome window below encodes:
- a CDS encoding 3-hydroxyacyl-CoA dehydrogenase NAD-binding domain-containing protein, whose product MKPSHAPASRVLEEVPARTALSVIGLGKLGACTAACLAARGYDVTGVDINEDSVRAINRGEMPVYEPQLQEFITSAGERLRATTQYADAMAASVITFVIVPTPVQLDGQFSDKYLVEALTHLSLAFRRTQKPYHVFVITSTVSPGTTDERLIPLIESVSGKALGRDFGVCYNPEFIALGNVIRDFLNPDMVLIGESDRRAGSELASIYRHVCQNEP is encoded by the coding sequence ATGAAGCCTTCCCATGCCCCGGCATCAAGGGTTCTAGAAGAAGTTCCGGCGCGGACGGCCCTGTCAGTCATCGGGCTCGGCAAGCTGGGGGCGTGTACCGCCGCATGCCTTGCGGCTCGCGGGTATGACGTCACCGGCGTCGACATCAACGAGGACTCCGTGAGGGCAATCAATCGGGGGGAAATGCCCGTCTACGAACCGCAATTGCAGGAATTCATCACCTCAGCGGGTGAGAGGCTTCGCGCTACGACTCAATACGCGGACGCGATGGCGGCATCCGTCATCACGTTCGTGATCGTGCCGACGCCCGTACAGCTTGATGGCCAGTTTTCAGACAAGTACCTTGTGGAGGCGTTGACGCATCTTTCATTAGCATTTCGGCGGACGCAAAAGCCGTACCACGTATTTGTGATTACATCAACCGTGTCGCCTGGGACGACAGATGAGCGCCTCATCCCATTGATAGAAAGCGTTTCGGGCAAGGCGCTCGGCAGGGACTTCGGCGTCTGCTACAATCCTGAATTCATCGCCCTGGGCAACGTCATCAGAGACTTTTTGAATCCCGATATGGTGTTGATCGGCGAGAGCGATCGCCGCGCCGGAAGTGAGTTGGCGTCGATCTACCGGCATGTCTGCCAAAACGAGCCA
- a CDS encoding glycosyltransferase family 4 protein — translation MPRNILHTPGVTGLIWVGPAFEASGYGAVSRAFVFGLTDAGLPVRLRIVGADDRKLLEPGVGDRLVRLRGTDVGPYPAGLVHYTPDFYPRVCFKNVVRRIGYTIFETDRIPENWAVGSQSVEELWVPSRFNYETFSASGIDAAKLRVFPYGVDTEFFKPVTDRLEIDGRRGFCFLYVFPFDWRKGFDLLLEAYCAEFHARDDVTLVLKTQSDRHSGAELERLVRGCLPASFARRTDLPHVAVIARRMDAVQLRALYNTCDLYISTERASGWGMPCMEAMAMGKPVAAIGWGGSTEFLNEQNSLVIKPTGRLVPVDVRLAEMRRMYRGHRWAEVTVDEVRRVLRLAYDHRGVLPGLARRGMHDVRDGFSQARAAGRIHDYLRSLPVRPAGHPHVEVRRSMGARRAARTALVRLKTTMLNRLARR, via the coding sequence GTGCCGCGTAACATCCTGCACACGCCCGGCGTCACTGGATTAATATGGGTCGGTCCGGCCTTCGAGGCCTCAGGCTACGGAGCCGTCTCCCGTGCCTTCGTGTTTGGTCTCACCGATGCAGGACTGCCGGTGCGGCTGCGCATCGTGGGGGCAGATGACCGGAAGCTTCTCGAGCCGGGGGTGGGGGACCGGCTTGTGAGGTTGCGTGGCACCGATGTGGGACCGTACCCGGCGGGGCTCGTGCATTACACGCCGGATTTTTATCCTCGTGTCTGCTTCAAAAATGTCGTGCGGCGAATCGGCTACACGATCTTTGAAACCGACCGGATCCCCGAGAATTGGGCCGTTGGTTCTCAAAGTGTGGAGGAGCTGTGGGTCCCATCACGGTTCAATTACGAGACCTTCTCGGCTTCAGGAATCGATGCGGCGAAGCTGAGGGTGTTTCCGTACGGGGTGGACACGGAGTTTTTCAAGCCCGTCACAGATCGGCTGGAGATCGACGGCCGCCGCGGATTCTGCTTCCTCTACGTCTTCCCGTTTGACTGGCGGAAGGGGTTTGATCTCTTGCTGGAAGCCTACTGCGCGGAATTTCACGCACGTGATGACGTCACCCTGGTGCTGAAAACCCAGTCGGATCGGCATTCTGGGGCAGAACTCGAGCGGCTCGTCCGCGGGTGCCTGCCCGCCTCATTTGCTCGACGAACGGACCTTCCGCATGTCGCCGTCATCGCGCGGCGCATGGACGCCGTGCAGCTCCGCGCACTGTATAACACGTGCGACCTGTACATTTCTACGGAGCGCGCCAGTGGGTGGGGGATGCCGTGTATGGAGGCGATGGCGATGGGCAAACCCGTCGCCGCGATCGGCTGGGGCGGGAGCACCGAGTTCCTGAATGAGCAGAACAGCCTCGTCATCAAGCCGACCGGCCGGCTGGTGCCTGTTGATGTGCGGCTCGCCGAGATGCGTCGGATGTACCGTGGGCACCGATGGGCGGAGGTCACGGTGGACGAGGTTCGCCGCGTGCTCCGGCTGGCCTACGATCATCGGGGGGTCCTCCCCGGACTGGCACGTCGAGGCATGCACGATGTCAGAGACGGATTTTCGCAGGCGAGGGCGGCCGGCCGCATCCACGATTATCTCCGTTCCTTGCCGGTGAGACCCGCTGGGCACCCCCACGTGGAGGTGCGTCGATCCATGGGGGCGAGACGCGCAGCGCGGACGGCGTTGGTGAGACTGAAAACCACCATGCTCAATCGCCTCGCCCGTAGGTAA
- a CDS encoding glycosyltransferase family 1 protein has protein sequence MSGPRAKDFPPAVRSSAARLRIGIDLGLCTAAYGGIGRYVEELTRALLSRSMDEHNQNEFVLFAGDKKPAWLLEMLASASADQVAGRALLDTRCTGPWHSTVRGNVFLGPQLSRLGIGVFHAPDTLGFPLTASRRIGRVVTIHDLIPLLFPETLTRGHRWIRCAVLPAVVRRADLLIADSQATARDVMERFPDAREKTRVVHLGVDARFAPVPADVVANVRRQLGLPSEYLLYAGVINPIKNLERLIEAHAIVRAETREIPPLVIAGRSGWLVDGIMRRARELGLGGHVRFCGFVPDGALPALITGASAFLFPSLYEGFGLPILEAMACGTPVVTSDCSSMPEVAANAAVLVDPARPDAIADGIRRVLADDALRATLKGRGAARARAFPWAATAARTLDAYREAAGAVV, from the coding sequence GTGTCGGGACCCCGCGCCAAGGATTTTCCACCGGCCGTGCGATCGTCCGCCGCACGGCTCCGTATCGGCATTGACCTAGGGCTCTGCACCGCGGCCTACGGCGGGATCGGCCGGTACGTCGAGGAACTCACCCGAGCGCTCTTGTCTCGATCAATGGACGAGCACAATCAGAACGAGTTTGTGCTGTTTGCGGGGGACAAGAAGCCGGCCTGGCTCCTGGAGATGCTCGCGAGCGCGAGCGCCGATCAGGTGGCCGGCCGCGCCTTGCTGGACACGCGGTGCACGGGCCCGTGGCATTCCACAGTCCGGGGTAACGTGTTTCTGGGTCCCCAACTCTCTCGCCTCGGCATCGGCGTGTTCCATGCCCCAGACACGCTCGGGTTTCCCTTGACCGCGTCGCGCCGGATTGGTCGCGTGGTCACGATCCACGACCTGATTCCCCTGCTGTTTCCAGAGACGCTGACCCGCGGACACCGCTGGATCCGCTGTGCCGTGCTGCCCGCCGTGGTACGGCGGGCCGACCTGTTGATCGCGGACTCGCAGGCGACGGCACGGGACGTCATGGAACGCTTTCCAGACGCTCGGGAGAAAACCCGGGTCGTGCATTTGGGCGTCGATGCCCGCTTCGCTCCAGTTCCGGCGGATGTTGTGGCGAACGTCCGGCGCCAACTGGGGCTCCCGTCCGAGTACCTGCTCTATGCCGGGGTGATCAACCCCATCAAGAACCTCGAACGCCTCATCGAAGCCCATGCGATCGTGCGCGCGGAGACCCGGGAGATACCTCCGCTCGTCATCGCAGGGCGGAGCGGATGGCTGGTCGATGGGATCATGCGCCGCGCCCGAGAGTTGGGTCTCGGTGGCCACGTGCGCTTCTGCGGGTTTGTCCCCGACGGAGCCCTGCCCGCCCTGATCACCGGCGCCAGCGCGTTCTTGTTCCCATCGCTGTACGAAGGGTTTGGGCTTCCCATCCTCGAGGCCATGGCCTGCGGCACGCCGGTGGTCACGAGCGACTGTTCGTCGATGCCGGAGGTCGCCGCCAATGCGGCCGTGCTTGTCGACCCGGCGCGCCCGGACGCCATTGCGGACGGCATCCGCAGGGTCTTGGCCGACGACGCGCTGCGGGCGACGCTCAAGGGCCGGGGCGCGGCGCGGGCGCGGGCTTTTCCCTGGGCGGCGACGGCAGCACGGACCCTGGACGCCTACCGGGAGGCGGCGGGGGCTGTCGTGTGA
- a CDS encoding glycosyltransferase, with protein sequence MRGERRRGSSRTASTAAPPPTVWLALPAYNEADNLPPLLSRVHAAWSGRFVFHVLVVDDGSRDGTAAVAETAAQRLPVEVIRHDRNRGLAAAIRTGIQEACRRAADGDVIVTMDADNSHPPELVPEMFTQLEAGYDLVIASRFVRGGKEEGVPWRRRMLSRAAGLVFKCVCPIPGVRDYTTGFRAYRAALLKELLSIYGDRLVEAQAFSVMTEILLKARIVRPRIAEVPLVLRYDLKEGASKMRLGRTLRDYARLLGREVRPRKPARPLP encoded by the coding sequence ATGAGGGGCGAGCGCCGCCGTGGTTCCTCGCGGACCGCGTCCACCGCGGCACCGCCACCGACGGTGTGGCTGGCCCTCCCGGCCTACAATGAGGCAGACAACCTTCCGCCGCTGCTCAGCCGCGTCCATGCGGCGTGGTCCGGGCGGTTCGTGTTCCACGTGTTGGTTGTCGACGACGGGAGCCGCGACGGCACGGCCGCCGTGGCAGAGACCGCCGCTCAGCGTCTCCCGGTCGAGGTCATCCGGCACGACCGGAACCGCGGCCTGGCCGCAGCGATCCGGACCGGCATTCAGGAGGCCTGCCGGCGCGCTGCCGACGGCGATGTCATCGTCACGATGGACGCCGACAACTCGCACCCCCCAGAACTTGTGCCGGAGATGTTCACGCAGCTCGAGGCCGGCTATGATCTCGTGATCGCCTCGAGGTTTGTCCGCGGCGGAAAAGAAGAAGGGGTGCCGTGGCGTCGCCGGATGCTGAGCCGCGCGGCCGGCCTGGTGTTCAAATGCGTGTGCCCGATCCCAGGGGTGCGGGACTACACGACAGGGTTCCGAGCGTACCGGGCCGCCCTCCTCAAGGAACTGTTGAGCATCTACGGGGACCGTTTGGTCGAAGCTCAGGCGTTCTCCGTGATGACCGAGATTCTGTTGAAGGCTCGGATTGTGCGCCCCCGGATCGCCGAGGTACCCCTCGTCCTGCGGTACGACCTCAAGGAAGGGGCGAGCAAAATGCGGCTCGGGAGGACACTCCGGGACTACGCGCGGCTGCTCGGCCGGGAGGTCCGGCCGCGCAAACCTGCTCGGCCCCTCCCATGA
- a CDS encoding glycosyltransferase family 39 protein, whose amino-acid sequence MPKGSTLRASWIAAAVILVVAAEARFLGLTIHSLWFDEAFSVNLATKPVWAVLRFLPDNDTHPPLYYVLLGGWIHIFGSGETAVRALSALIGFLMVPLLYAFARQLVDGDVALVAAALLAGSAFATTAAQEARMYPLLGLLALASWYSLRRGVQHRTSWPWIAYAVTSALMVYTHYFGFLVIGSQVLYLIPLVRRDRRTLTAAALSLGIVALLFVPWVHGFVMQATSGKAEPTFRVPVGLRAVQDLLAQFGFGGELLGTGGYHHVGVVPLWQESLIVLPFFVLLVLGTYAIRGERAWCLLCYLVGPVAMALVVSLRDNIFYPRYFSFLEPPFALLVAAGIDVVATRIARLGHLRAPGHPTVMAGFVAIVLLANGPVLNGYRWHHAGDYDWRGAAAVVSRVAGANDYLLFIPGFARIPFEYYYKGHLGRYELTPVETYHMARSKTSPVPSVDKAWARSIAEEHQRIWIVATVPMTPASFRRLEDLLNDSFIPGNEWDFNNVYVFSLTSRLYGGAARSR is encoded by the coding sequence ATGCCCAAGGGCAGCACCTTGAGAGCGTCATGGATCGCCGCTGCCGTCATCCTCGTGGTCGCCGCCGAGGCGCGGTTCCTTGGGCTCACCATCCACAGCCTGTGGTTTGACGAAGCGTTCAGCGTCAATCTCGCCACCAAACCCGTCTGGGCGGTTCTGCGGTTCCTCCCGGACAACGACACGCACCCACCCCTGTACTACGTCCTGCTCGGCGGTTGGATCCACATCTTCGGCTCGGGCGAGACCGCGGTCCGCGCCCTCTCGGCTCTGATCGGCTTCTTGATGGTCCCTCTGCTGTATGCGTTCGCGAGACAGCTGGTGGACGGCGACGTCGCGCTTGTGGCGGCGGCGCTGCTCGCGGGATCGGCGTTCGCCACCACAGCGGCGCAGGAGGCGCGGATGTATCCGCTGCTGGGTCTGCTGGCGTTGGCCTCGTGGTATTCACTGCGGCGCGGGGTTCAGCACCGGACGTCCTGGCCCTGGATCGCCTATGCCGTGACCTCTGCCCTCATGGTGTACACGCACTACTTCGGCTTCTTGGTCATCGGGTCGCAGGTCCTCTACCTGATCCCGCTGGTGCGGCGCGATCGCCGAACGCTCACCGCGGCGGCGCTCTCACTGGGGATCGTCGCCCTCCTGTTCGTTCCGTGGGTCCATGGCTTCGTGATGCAGGCGACCTCCGGGAAAGCGGAGCCGACGTTCCGGGTGCCTGTCGGTCTCAGAGCCGTCCAGGACCTCCTGGCGCAGTTTGGGTTTGGCGGGGAGCTGCTCGGCACGGGCGGCTACCACCACGTCGGGGTCGTGCCCCTCTGGCAGGAATCGCTCATCGTCCTGCCGTTCTTCGTGCTCCTCGTGCTCGGCACGTATGCCATCCGGGGGGAACGGGCATGGTGCCTCCTCTGTTATTTGGTCGGGCCGGTGGCGATGGCGCTCGTGGTGTCGTTGCGCGATAATATTTTCTATCCAAGATACTTCTCGTTTCTCGAGCCTCCGTTCGCGTTGCTGGTGGCCGCGGGGATCGATGTGGTCGCGACGCGCATCGCGCGCCTGGGCCATCTTCGCGCGCCAGGTCACCCCACCGTGATGGCCGGCTTCGTGGCCATCGTCTTGCTGGCGAACGGCCCGGTGCTGAACGGGTACCGGTGGCACCACGCGGGGGATTATGATTGGCGCGGCGCCGCGGCCGTCGTGTCCAGGGTGGCGGGGGCGAACGATTACCTCCTCTTCATCCCGGGGTTTGCGCGCATCCCCTTCGAGTATTACTACAAGGGGCATTTAGGTAGATACGAATTGACCCCTGTGGAAACCTATCACATGGCACGCAGCAAGACGTCCCCAGTCCCAAGTGTGGACAAGGCGTGGGCGCGGTCCATCGCGGAGGAGCACCAGCGCATCTGGATCGTGGCGACCGTACCGATGACGCCCGCCTCGTTCCGCAGGCTCGAGGACCTCTTGAACGACAGTTTCATCCCCGGGAACGAGTGGGACTTCAACAACGTCTACGTCTTCTCGCTCACGAGCCGGCTGTACGGTGGGGCGGCGAGATCCAGATGA
- a CDS encoding type II secretion system protein, translating to MFAWFRKTLNRREHGFTLIELVVVLAILGILIALAVPRYLGARKKAYKAEADNVLQEAKTLEWAYYQQYNLFDITGNNIGLVTPGNMHWASPAITGTTNALVTIIMSGTVSPLAAADMVSIFLYSDGSSAGGSTF from the coding sequence GTGTTTGCATGGTTTCGCAAGACCCTAAATCGCCGGGAGCACGGCTTCACGCTGATCGAGCTTGTCGTCGTGCTGGCCATCCTCGGCATCCTGATCGCGCTCGCAGTCCCGCGCTACCTGGGCGCCCGTAAGAAGGCGTACAAGGCAGAGGCGGACAACGTCCTCCAGGAGGCGAAGACCCTGGAGTGGGCCTACTACCAGCAGTACAACCTGTTCGACATTACCGGGAACAATATCGGCTTGGTCACGCCGGGCAACATGCACTGGGCGAGCCCGGCCATCACCGGGACGACGAACGCGCTCGTCACGATCATCATGTCCGGCACCGTCTCTCCGTTGGCGGCAGCCGACATGGTTTCGATCTTCCTGTACAGCGACGGGTCGTCCGCAGGCGGCTCCACGTTCTAA
- a CDS encoding type II secretion system protein, whose product MVRKRGGFTLIELVVVLAILGILIALAVPRYLGARKKAYKAEAENVLQEVRTLEWAYYQQYNLFDTSGTSIGFAAPGGMHWNSPTVTGTAPALVTIIMSGSVSPLASTDLVSVLMYSDGSSASGSTF is encoded by the coding sequence GTGGTACGCAAGCGAGGTGGCTTTACACTAATCGAACTGGTGGTTGTCCTTGCGATTCTCGGGATCCTGATTGCCCTGGCGGTTCCCCGCTACCTGGGGGCTCGCAAGAAAGCGTACAAGGCCGAGGCTGAGAACGTCCTCCAGGAGGTACGCACCCTGGAGTGGGCCTACTATCAACAGTACAACTTGTTCGACACCTCGGGGACCTCGATCGGTTTTGCGGCCCCCGGCGGCATGCACTGGAACTCGCCGACGGTCACCGGAACGGCCCCCGCGCTCGTCACGATCATCATGTCCGGCTCCGTCTCCCCGTTGGCCTCCACCGACTTGGTCTCGGTCTTGATGTATAGCGACGGATCTTCCGCAAGCGGCTCGACGTTCTAG
- a CDS encoding prepilin-type N-terminal cleavage/methylation domain-containing protein, which translates to MLSWARRQFHGSSKGFTLIELVVVLAILGILIALAVPRYLAARKSAYRAEADNVLQEAKSMEWAYYQQYNLFDTTGTSIGLATPRGMHWAAPDFGGAVDGSVSIQMTGCGGCSPITTGDSVWVLLYSDGSSAGGSSF; encoded by the coding sequence GTGCTCTCATGGGCCCGCAGGCAGTTCCATGGAAGTTCCAAGGGCTTTACACTCATCGAGTTGGTGGTGGTGCTCGCCATCTTGGGCATCTTGATCGCGCTCGCGGTGCCGCGGTATCTGGCGGCCCGGAAATCCGCGTACAGGGCCGAGGCCGATAACGTGCTACAGGAAGCCAAGTCGATGGAGTGGGCCTACTACCAGCAGTACAACCTGTTCGACACGACGGGGACTTCGATCGGCCTAGCGACGCCGCGGGGCATGCACTGGGCGGCGCCGGACTTTGGCGGAGCCGTTGACGGATCGGTGTCGATCCAGATGACCGGATGTGGCGGCTGCAGCCCGATCACCACCGGAGACAGCGTGTGGGTCCTCCTCTATAGCGATGGGTCATCGGCAGGGGGGTCGTCGTTCTAG
- a CDS encoding glycosyltransferase family 39 protein: MTDRVDGLSEPAGGARPSSHAGTGMLLGGILLLAACLRFALLGQHSLWSDEIFVVWITRFAWRDLLHVVAAVDFHPPLYYLLMKAWIGVAGTGETVLRIPSAVASVLTVGLTYTVMRKVAPVPVSLLGAFLVSVSPFHIMAAQEARMYPLAGALVVASTWAIADAVERGSVLGWIVYALLALLTAYTSYLAVLVLVAHGAWIAGWNRRHLRGWLAALGAVGCLYAPWAPSLWTQVGQAHGLSETALRLGDLFGLFAYGGALFGAAGYFSAGRLGPLEQILVLLPFLVTLAFGVVSFGANRRGLALLGLPPVMTIGVMAAVSLVTPIFIPRWFSIVLPFWAMFLAGGIVWLASTVRFHPRAVAAWWTVGLLLYSLPALHQYYLDPATWSFRWRAAAALVARVGGPDDLLLFADLPGEETFRYYFRERRPSLILAPRGGPEIDARALAQARGLAGAHRRVWLVVNGPVSAQLRGRVLPALASAFGTSVFYDFSGAELFRFEGHREPGP; encoded by the coding sequence GTGACCGATCGAGTGGACGGCCTTTCCGAACCCGCGGGGGGAGCCAGGCCGTCGTCTCACGCCGGCACGGGGATGCTCCTTGGAGGGATCCTCCTCCTCGCCGCGTGTTTGCGGTTTGCCCTCCTGGGCCAGCACAGCCTGTGGTCCGACGAGATCTTTGTCGTGTGGATCACCCGGTTCGCCTGGCGGGACCTCCTCCACGTCGTCGCGGCCGTCGATTTCCATCCGCCGTTATACTACCTGCTGATGAAGGCCTGGATCGGGGTGGCGGGCACAGGAGAGACCGTCCTCCGGATCCCCTCCGCGGTCGCGAGCGTCCTGACCGTCGGCTTGACCTATACCGTGATGCGGAAGGTGGCCCCGGTCCCGGTCAGCCTGCTCGGAGCCTTTCTGGTGAGCGTTTCACCGTTCCATATTATGGCCGCGCAAGAGGCCAGGATGTATCCCCTCGCGGGGGCGCTCGTCGTTGCCTCGACGTGGGCCATCGCCGACGCCGTAGAGCGGGGGAGCGTCCTCGGGTGGATCGTCTATGCGTTGCTTGCGCTCCTGACAGCGTACACATCGTACCTGGCCGTCCTCGTGCTCGTCGCGCACGGCGCCTGGATCGCCGGCTGGAACCGCCGGCACCTCCGAGGGTGGCTGGCGGCGCTGGGGGCGGTGGGATGCCTCTACGCGCCATGGGCGCCCTCGCTGTGGACCCAGGTCGGCCAGGCTCACGGTCTGTCGGAGACCGCGCTCCGGCTCGGCGATCTGTTCGGACTCTTCGCCTACGGCGGCGCCCTCTTTGGGGCCGCCGGATACTTCTCGGCGGGCCGGCTCGGCCCGCTCGAGCAGATCCTCGTGCTCTTGCCGTTTCTCGTGACCCTCGCGTTCGGGGTGGTCTCCTTTGGTGCCAACCGGCGCGGTCTCGCCCTCCTCGGATTGCCTCCGGTCATGACGATCGGCGTCATGGCGGCGGTGTCGCTTGTCACTCCGATCTTCATCCCCCGGTGGTTCTCCATCGTGCTGCCGTTCTGGGCGATGTTCCTTGCCGGTGGGATCGTGTGGCTGGCAAGCACGGTCCGATTCCATCCACGAGCCGTAGCGGCGTGGTGGACCGTGGGGTTGCTGTTGTACTCGCTTCCGGCGCTGCACCAATACTATCTCGACCCCGCGACCTGGTCCTTTCGGTGGCGGGCCGCGGCCGCTCTCGTGGCCCGGGTCGGTGGACCCGATGACCTCTTGCTCTTCGCTGACTTGCCGGGCGAGGAGACCTTCAGGTACTACTTCCGAGAGCGCCGTCCGTCGTTGATCCTGGCCCCCAGGGGCGGGCCCGAGATCGACGCGCGGGCGCTCGCGCAGGCACGGGGTCTCGCTGGGGCACACCGTCGGGTGTGGCTCGTAGTGAACGGTCCAGTTTCTGCTCAACTGCGAGGGCGTGTCCTCCCCGCGCTCGCCAGCGCGTTTGGCACGTCCGTGTTCTATGACTTCTCCGGCGCGGAACTGTTCCGGTTTGAAGGGCACCGCGAACCCGGGCCATGA
- a CDS encoding glycosyltransferase family 39 protein, producing MADIPPGVPGPAAAPAAPGRRQRPSFDARIALVGLLALAAGLRFALLAQNSVWQDEAFVVWVAQHPWNAIPGLLRSVDQHPPLYFLLMHLWIGVAGPGEAAIRVPSACFSLCSVWLTYVLVRRVSTETVGLLSALLVAVSPLQIAAAQEARMYPLLGALALASTLALLGSVDRGGAGRWAGYLATSALMVYTHYLGGLVLLAHGIWVGCCARRHIGRWAMSIAGVAVLYVPWGPAFLEQIRNGHSYGWYHNPALYMNLNDLLGLWAFGGSLFGMAGYFFTGRVGPVEQLIVLLPFLVLLWRGGTAFAAAPRSFALLGLPLLVTIGVAFIVSWAHPMFIPRWFSFVLPFLTAVLARGVYDVAEHVEVPKERLIPLLIAALLLYQVPALDRYYADPGARPFQWRAAARLVRALERPDDALVYVGTSAAMPFKYYFRDPVPSLELAPGDRVTLTDAQMRQLAVQHPRVWLITTIPFTADTRDRILGAFGAEYHPVGLRQFSGAIVYLLAAGHIAK from the coding sequence GTGGCTGATATTCCGCCTGGGGTGCCTGGCCCCGCCGCCGCGCCGGCAGCGCCGGGGCGCCGGCAGCGCCCGTCGTTCGACGCACGCATCGCCCTGGTGGGGCTCCTCGCCCTGGCCGCAGGCCTGCGGTTTGCCCTGCTTGCCCAGAACAGTGTCTGGCAGGACGAAGCCTTTGTCGTCTGGGTGGCCCAACACCCGTGGAACGCCATCCCGGGGCTCCTTCGGTCCGTTGATCAGCACCCACCCCTCTATTTCCTGCTGATGCATCTGTGGATCGGCGTGGCCGGCCCGGGCGAAGCCGCGATCAGGGTCCCGTCCGCGTGCTTCAGCCTGTGTTCGGTCTGGTTGACGTATGTGCTCGTCCGTCGTGTCTCCACCGAGACCGTCGGTCTCCTGAGCGCGTTGCTCGTCGCCGTCTCGCCCTTGCAGATCGCGGCGGCGCAAGAGGCGAGGATGTACCCGCTCCTGGGCGCGTTGGCTCTGGCCTCGACGCTCGCGCTGCTCGGCAGTGTCGACCGGGGCGGCGCGGGTCGGTGGGCCGGGTACCTCGCCACTTCGGCCCTCATGGTGTACACGCACTATCTCGGGGGCCTCGTCCTCCTCGCCCATGGGATCTGGGTGGGCTGCTGTGCGCGTCGACACATCGGGCGTTGGGCGATGTCCATCGCGGGCGTGGCCGTCCTGTACGTGCCGTGGGGGCCTGCGTTCCTCGAGCAGATCAGGAACGGACACAGCTACGGGTGGTATCACAACCCTGCGCTGTACATGAATCTCAATGATCTGTTGGGATTGTGGGCGTTCGGCGGGTCGTTGTTCGGCATGGCCGGCTATTTCTTTACCGGGAGGGTGGGGCCGGTCGAGCAGCTCATCGTGTTGTTGCCATTCCTCGTCCTCCTTTGGCGCGGGGGGACGGCGTTTGCCGCGGCCCCGCGTTCGTTCGCGCTGCTCGGATTGCCGCTGCTCGTGACCATCGGGGTCGCGTTCATCGTGTCGTGGGCGCATCCGATGTTCATCCCCCGTTGGTTTTCCTTCGTGCTGCCCTTTCTCACCGCGGTGCTTGCCCGAGGCGTTTACGACGTCGCAGAGCACGTCGAGGTCCCGAAGGAGCGGCTGATCCCGCTCCTCATTGCCGCGCTCCTCCTCTACCAGGTGCCCGCCCTGGATCGCTACTATGCCGATCCCGGGGCCCGGCCCTTCCAGTGGCGCGCGGCCGCCCGTCTGGTCAGGGCACTGGAGAGGCCCGATGACGCGCTCGTCTACGTCGGAACATCGGCCGCGATGCCCTTCAAGTACTATTTTCGAGATCCGGTCCCATCGCTGGAACTCGCCCCGGGGGATCGCGTCACGCTCACCGATGCGCAGATGCGGCAGCTGGCGGTCCAGCATCCGCGGGTCTGGCTCATCACCACGATTCCCTTCACCGCGGACACGCGGGACCGAATCTTAGGGGCGTTTGGTGCTGAATATCATCCGGTCGGCCTGCGCCAGTTCTCTGGAGCGATCGTGTATCTGCTGGCTGCGGGGCACATCGCGAAGTGA